The genomic region CCCCGATCTACCCAGACCTAACCCAGAAGAATTAGCACAATTGCGGACCCTGGGAGAAATTGCTGAGTATATGCGCAATCAAGCTGAAACTGTGGAGAGGTCGAATTTATCCCCATTAGAAAAACCAGATATGTCAACCACGGAAGTAGGGGATAAAATCCTGCGCCTTCCAGTGCAATTAAAACCACTTCCTCAACCAGACAGTTTAGATTTAACCATTCCAGAAAATCACTTTGTCTTAATTACTAATGATGGTTCAGAAGTTACCCATAGGTTAGTAGCTAAGCTCGCAGATAAAGGATGTAAAACTGTTGTTTTAACCTTTCCATGCTTGGAGTCAAACCTATCGGAGGAGATTGCTCAAATCAGATTAAACGATTGGCATGAAGAAACTTTGCAAGAACATTTGACCGAACTTACCACCAAGTTTGGTCCTGTGGGTGGTTTTATTCATCTACATCCTAACTCCAACAATAATTTGGGAATGGATAAAGCCATTGTTCAGCACGTGTTTTTAATTGCCAAACACCTGAAGGAAGATCTCAATCAACTGGCTAAAAAAGAACGTGCTTGCTTTTTTGCAGTTGTGAGATTAGATGGTGAATTAGGAACGGCAAAAACTCACAACTTTAGTCCCATTAGCGGAGGATTATTTGGACTAACTAAAAGTTTAAATCAAGAATGGCCAGAAGTATTTTGTCGTACCCTGGATTTAAGTCCTGATTTAGATGCAGACACAACTGTAAAACATATTCTGGCTGAATTGCAAGATCCTAATTTATTAGTTACCGAGGTAGGATACAATAAAATAGACAGGTTTACCTTAGTAGCAGAACCTGGTAAATCATCCATCATTCCCGATTCATTAAATATTACTAAAAACCAGGTTTTTTTAGTTAGTGGGGGTGCTAAGGGAATTACTGCCAAATGTGTAATCAAATTGGCTGAAGAATACCAATGCAAGTTTATTCTTTTAGGACGTTCTAGTGCAGAAATTGAACCTGTTTGGTCTGAAGGATATGAAGATGAAAATGAACTGAAACGACGAATCATGGAAGATTTTCTGGCCAAGGGAGAAAAACCCAGTCCCATAATGGTGCAGAAAAAATATCAGACTATTTCCTCCCAAAGAGAAATACACAATACATTAAAAGCAATTACTGAAGCAGGAGGAAAAGCAGAATATGTCTGTGTTGATATCACCGATGGTATGATGTTGAGAGAAAAGCTAACACCTATAATTGACCAATTTGGTACTATTACTGGAATCATTCATGGTGCGGGTAACTTAGCAGATAAAAGAATTGAGAAAAAGACGGTTCAAGATTTTGAAACAGTTTATGCTGCCAAAGTCCAGGGTTTACAAAACCTACTCCATATTGTGGAAACAAATCAACTGGAATATTTAATCCTATTTTCTTCAGTAGTGGGATTTTATGGTAATGTTGGACAGACGGACTATGCAATAGCCAACGAAATTCTCAACAAATCAGCTCATGTAATTAAACATAAACACCCTAATTGTCATGTAGTCTCCATTAATTGGGGTCCTTGGGATAGTGGTATGGTCTCTCCAGAATTACAGACAGCATTTGCACAACGAGGAATTGAAACCATTCCCCAAGAACTGGGTAGTAGTATCTTAGTTGATCAACTAAGAAATAGTGATTCAACTATGACCCAAGTAGTAATTGGTAGTCCCTTAGTCTATATTCCTTCTACCTTGTCTAGTGAACTAAAAACCCATCAAATTACCCGTCAATTAAAGTTAAACTATAACCCATTTTTACAGGATCATGTGATTGCGGGTAATCCTGTTCTTCCCGCAACTTGTGGACTGTCCTGGATATCTAGCAGTTGTGAACAACTCTATCCTGGTTTCCAAACTTTCCACTGTCCTAACTTTAAAGTCCTTAAAGGAATTGTTTTTGACCAAAATTCCCCCCATGAATATATTCTTGAAATTCAAGAAGTTGCTAAAATTGACAATCAAGAAATTCAGCTTGCGGGCAAAATTAGTAGTGTTACCAACCATGGAAAAATCAGATATCATTTTAGTAGCAACCTAATTTTGAAAAGACAAATTCCTTTAGCTGATAACTATGAACTTTTTAACCTAACCCAAGATGGTCAATTCCTAGCGAGCAATTCCTTACTATATCAAACTGGTGCTGGTAGTTTATTTCATGGTAATACTTTTCAAGGGGTAAAATCCGTGTTAAACATCAGTCCTGGTAAACTGACTATGAAATGTGAACTACCCGAACCTACATTACACCAACAGGGACAATTTAGAGTACAGACTCTTAACCCCTATATAGCAGATGTGCAGATACATTCTCTGTGGATTTGGACTCAACACTTTCATCAAGTTGGTTGTTTACCATCAGAAATTGAAAATTTTGAACAATTTGCACCCGTTCCCTTTGGAGAAACGTTTTATGTAACTTGTGAAATCAAATCCAAAACCGAATCTTATGTAGTTGCTGATGTAATTACTCACAATCAAAAAGGACAAGTTTATAATCAGATGAAGGGAGCAAAAGGCACAATCTTACCCAATAGCTATTAATAAGCAAATTCAGTCAAGGTAAGTGGGTGGGTGGAATTAAATATAAGATGAACGTAGGTTGGGTTGAAGTATGAAACCCAACACCACGGGTTACGCTACCAAATAATTGTGCCTCCCTACTTAATTGAGCTTTGTAATACTCGTCAAATTTAAAAATGGAGAATTGTCATGCAGGAGTTAATAGGAAGTGAATTTCAGAAAATGGCAATTGTGGGGTTAGATTGCCTAGTGAGTGGTTCTCAGGAACTAGATAGTTTTGAACGTAGTATTTATGAAGGAAAGCAGAATTTTGCACCTATTAACTATAATCTTGAGCCATCATGGAAAATTCCTTTACCACAGATAGAAAATTTATCACCACCACAAAAACTAATGTTAAAGGTGGCTGAGAATACTCTCAAAACTGCTAACTTAAGTCAAGAAACTCAAATGGCAGTGATATTGGTGAGTAGGTTCCAAAGTGACCACCAAAATAAATTGGCTAGTTATATTTCCCAGTTATGGAATGCAACAAGTCCAGCATTCGCTGAAGAAAAATCGGTCTTTTCAGCATTAGATTTAGCACAAAAACTACTCACTAAAAATCAAGTAAATGCTGTTTTAATAGCAGCAATAGATTGGGATCACAAAAATTCTGAAAATTTTGAGACTCATACAGGTCAACAGACTCTCAGCTATGACCAAAATGCTACTAAGACTTTGTCAGGAGAAGGAATAGCAACAATAATTTTGCAACTGGAAGAAACGGCCAAACAACAAAATTCTCACATTTATGCAGTAATTGATGCTGTCAGTATGGTGGATCAGTATCCAGACCAAGCACAAGCAGTTACCCGCTGTTGTCAAGCAGCTTTTGAGATAGCAGAAGTTACAGCTCAAGATATTGGTTATATAGAAGTTCATGCTAGTGGTATTGGGGAACAAGATGATGCGGAAGTTCAAGGTTTAATCACTGCTTACAAAACTCAAAAGTCTAATTTAACCTGCGCTTTAGGTAGTGTGAAGACTAATATTGGTGACACTCATATTGCATCAGGAATGATGAGTTTGATTAAAACTGCACTTTGTTTATATCATCGTTATATCCCAGCTGTTCCCCAATGGACTGGTGTGAAGAAATTAGAGATTTGGCATGACAGTCCCTTTTATTTTGCAACCCAATCCAAACCCTGGTTTTTAGAAATAAACACCTCTAAAAGAATAGCTGCTATTAACAGCATGGAAACTGACAGGAATATACATATAATTCTCTCAGAAACAAGCAGTGAACTAGAACGGAGTAGTAAATATTTGGCCCAAATGCCTTATTATCTATTTCCCATAGGTGGTGAAAATCAGTCCTGTCTGCTAGAAAAAATGATGAAATTGCAAGACTATCTAAAGCAAAATCATTCTTCTCTATCTCACCTGGCAAGGCAAACATTTCAAGAATTTCAAAATTACCAAAGATCCCAAAATACATACGCCATAAAAAACTATATAGTGGCAATTCTCGGCAGAAATTTAGAAGAATTAATCCAAGAAATAGACAGAGGTATTGAAGGAATAAAAGTTGCATTTGCTACTGGAAAAGATTGGCAAACTCCCCTAGGTAGTTATTTCACAATTAATCCCCTGGCCAAAAAAGGTAAAATAGCCTATGTTTATCCTGGGTCGTTTACATCTTATATAGGATTAGGAAGAAGTCTGTTTAGACTATTCCCTAAAATTTACGATGACCGAGTAATTAATAATGTGTATGAACGGGTAGCTAACATCGAAAAGGTCCTTTATCCTCGCACTATCAATAAGGTGACCAGTAGAGAATTAGAAGCCATAGAACAGCAATTAATAGATGACCCGGTAGCCATGCTAGAGTCCGAGGTTGGCTTTGCTGGATTAATTACCGCAGTTTTTAAAAACTATTTTCATCTCCAACCTGAATGTGCTTTTGGTTATAGCCTGGGGGAAACTAGCATGATGTTAGCCCAAGGTGTTTGGACCAATTTTAAAAACACCAGTGATTATTTAAATGCTTCCCCCCTATTTAAGACCCAACTTTCTGGACCTAAAAATGCCGTTCGTCAGTCTTGGGGATTACCTGTAGATGATAATAACAAGAATCAAGATTTTTGGGGTAACTATATTGTTCTTTGTCCAGTTTCTCAGGTGAAAGAAGCAATCAAAGATGAAAATCGGGTTTATATTCCCTTGATTAATACACCAGAAGAAGTAGTAATTGCTGGAGAAAAACAAGCCTGTCAAAGAGTAATTGAGAAACTTGAGTGTGATGCTTTTCCCACCTCCATTGATCATGTCATTCATTGTCCACCCATGCGATCGCAGTATGGAGAACTAGTGAAAATGAACACTTTGCCAATTCAACATATTCCGGGGATAACTTTTTACTCTGGAGCCAATTATGAGCCATTTACCATAGACAGTCAAATTATCGGAGAGAACATAGCTAAAAATCTTTGTCACCAACTTGATTTTCCTCGGTTAATTAACCGAGTTTATGACGACAACATTAGAATATTTATCGAGGTAGGAGTTGGTGGTAACTGTTCCAGGTGGATTAGTTCCACCCTGAAGGAAAAAGAACATCTTGCAGTGTCTTTAAACAGAAGAGGTGTGGAAGATCATACTTCAATTGTGAGAGCTTTAGGTAGACTAGTTAGTCATCAAGTTTCCTTAGACCTATCACCTTTATATAGTCTGACTAATGTAGAACACGTCAATTATTATTCACCAACCCAAGGGGATAAGAATCATGCTGTAGATTTGCCAAAGTCAGCAAAAATCTTCAAGTCCATTCTCCCCTACTCGTTGCAGTCTCAGTATACAAAATTGAGTCAGAATCATGCAATGATGAATCAAGCCCATAGCCTTTTATTAAAATCTCGGCAAGTATCATTCCAGCAAATGAGTTCTTTGATTGGGCAGAAAATAGAGGTTTATCAATGGAAAATTGACCAAGCTGATAGAATTAAATAGGATTTATCAAAAAAGGGGGAGGAGTGGGTGGGAAGTATTAGCTCAATATTCTCCTGTTCATAGGTTTCCCCAATCACTTACATCACTTACAAAAAGGTTTTCCACAATGTTACTCAGAGAAAACATCATCAATCTAGACATTAAGCGAGATAATTATCTGCAAGTTTCTAATCTATCTAATAATCATTTTATTAACCATCGCCCATGGCAAGGTGATTTTAATACAGTTGCATTTGATGCAAAAGAAATCAAATCAAAGTTGAGACTCTTAGAAAAACCTTGTTATGTAGTCAGACATGAAAATAAAATCGGTATTACCAATGAAGAAAGTGTATCTGGGGGTAGCACCCAGCTAGAAATGTTAATGACAGTTCCTTCCCTAACAACTGCACAACTAGGAGATGAAAATTTTCTCAATTCTTATGGTGTCAAATATGCTTATATGACTGGAGCAATGGCCCAGGGAATAGCATCAGAAGAAATGGTAATTGCATTGGGGAGAGCGGGAATTTTAAGCGTATTTGGTGCAGGTGGTTTATCTCCCTCTCGTGTGGAAAAAGCCATTGATAAAATTCAACATTCCCTAAATAAAAAACCTTACGGTTTTAACTTACTCCATAGTCCTAGTGAACCAGCAATAGAACGACATAGCGTAGATTTGTACCTAAAACACCATGTGAAAGTAGTTGAAGCATCAGCCTTTTTAGATTTAACTGACAACATAGTTTATTATCGAGCTGCGGGATTGAGTTTAAATTCAGCCAATGAAATTGAAATCCGAAATAAAGTTATTGCTAAAATTTCCCGTCAAGAGGTAGCAGCAAAATTTTTACATCCTGCTCCCACTCAAATTCTCAAACAACTAGTAGCACAAGGTTTAATTAGTGAACTACAAGCTAATCTTGCCAGTCAAATTCCCATGGCCGATGATATCACGGTAGAAGCTGATTCGGGAGGACATACGGATAATCGTCCCCTAATTTGTTTATTACCTTCTATCTTGGAACTAAGAAATGAAATTCAAAATCAATACAATTATAAACATCCAGTAAGAATTGGCGTAGCTGGGGGAATTTCCACACCCAAATCAGCTCTAGCTGCTTTTATTATGGGTGCTGCTTATGTTGTTACCGGTTCCATAAATCAATCTTGTATTGAAGCTGGAACTTCTGCACACACAAAGCAATTATTAGCCCAAGCTCAAATGGCTGATGTGATGATGGCTCCAGCAGCTGATATGTTTGAAATGGGTGTGAAATTACAAGTTCTCAAACGAGGAACTCTTTTTCCCCTCCGCGCTCAAAAATTATATGAGTTATACAAAACCTATCAATCAATAGAGGAAGTTCCCGACTCAGAAAGAGATAAATTAGAAAAACAAGTTTTTAAAAAATCTTGGCAAGAGGTTTGGCAAGAGACAATTAATTATTTATCTCAAAGAAATCCAGAAAAGTTAACCAAAGCGGCAAACAATCCTAAATTGAAAATGGCATTAATTTTCCGTTGGTATTTAGGACTCTCTTCTCGTTGGTCTAATACTGGAGAAAAGGGTAGAGAAATTGACTATCAAATTTGGTGTGGACCAGCTATGGGTAGCTTTAATGATTGGGTGCGAGGTTCTTATTTAGCTGAACCTCAAAAACGTCAAGTTGTTGAAGTTGCTAACCATATCATGATAGGAGCAGCATTCCTATACCGCATCCAAAACCTAAAACTTCAAGGATTACAAATTCCCAATGAGTATACTCAATATATTCCAGAAAAACTCTAAATATTTTTTTAATCCTGTCAATAAAAGACAATTGAGTAGTTTAGAAACTACTATGGAACTTCTCAACCAACGCGCTAAAACTTGGAATTTGGTTACTATTAGTCGCATTCGAGGCCATATCCAAAAACCAGTTTTGAGAGAAGCTCTAGATCTTTTGCAGTATGGTCATTTAGTTCTGAATTCTCATATTGTTACCCATCAGCATAATTTTCAAAATCGGTTTTATTTGCAAACAGGTACTACAGAAGAAATACCTTTACGGATGGTAATTAATTCGGAGGAGAAACAATGGCAAGAAGTTGTTAATCAGGAAATGAATCAACCAATTGATAGTGGTAGATACCTGATGCGAGTGGTACTAATTATTAATCGGGAAAACCCAAAGGTTAATTATCTAGTGACTACCCTACATCATGCAATTGCTGATGGGTTATCAAGTGTTAATCTACATTCGGAAATATTCACCTATTATGAA from Cylindrospermopsis curvispora GIHE-G1 harbors:
- a CDS encoding PfaB family protein — its product is MQELIGSEFQKMAIVGLDCLVSGSQELDSFERSIYEGKQNFAPINYNLEPSWKIPLPQIENLSPPQKLMLKVAENTLKTANLSQETQMAVILVSRFQSDHQNKLASYISQLWNATSPAFAEEKSVFSALDLAQKLLTKNQVNAVLIAAIDWDHKNSENFETHTGQQTLSYDQNATKTLSGEGIATIILQLEETAKQQNSHIYAVIDAVSMVDQYPDQAQAVTRCCQAAFEIAEVTAQDIGYIEVHASGIGEQDDAEVQGLITAYKTQKSNLTCALGSVKTNIGDTHIASGMMSLIKTALCLYHRYIPAVPQWTGVKKLEIWHDSPFYFATQSKPWFLEINTSKRIAAINSMETDRNIHIILSETSSELERSSKYLAQMPYYLFPIGGENQSCLLEKMMKLQDYLKQNHSSLSHLARQTFQEFQNYQRSQNTYAIKNYIVAILGRNLEELIQEIDRGIEGIKVAFATGKDWQTPLGSYFTINPLAKKGKIAYVYPGSFTSYIGLGRSLFRLFPKIYDDRVINNVYERVANIEKVLYPRTINKVTSRELEAIEQQLIDDPVAMLESEVGFAGLITAVFKNYFHLQPECAFGYSLGETSMMLAQGVWTNFKNTSDYLNASPLFKTQLSGPKNAVRQSWGLPVDDNNKNQDFWGNYIVLCPVSQVKEAIKDENRVYIPLINTPEEVVIAGEKQACQRVIEKLECDAFPTSIDHVIHCPPMRSQYGELVKMNTLPIQHIPGITFYSGANYEPFTIDSQIIGENIAKNLCHQLDFPRLINRVYDDNIRIFIEVGVGGNCSRWISSTLKEKEHLAVSLNRRGVEDHTSIVRALGRLVSHQVSLDLSPLYSLTNVEHVNYYSPTQGDKNHAVDLPKSAKIFKSILPYSLQSQYTKLSQNHAMMNQAHSLLLKSRQVSFQQMSSLIGQKIEVYQWKIDQADRIK
- a CDS encoding PfaD family polyunsaturated fatty acid/polyketide biosynthesis protein; protein product: MLLRENIINLDIKRDNYLQVSNLSNNHFINHRPWQGDFNTVAFDAKEIKSKLRLLEKPCYVVRHENKIGITNEESVSGGSTQLEMLMTVPSLTTAQLGDENFLNSYGVKYAYMTGAMAQGIASEEMVIALGRAGILSVFGAGGLSPSRVEKAIDKIQHSLNKKPYGFNLLHSPSEPAIERHSVDLYLKHHVKVVEASAFLDLTDNIVYYRAAGLSLNSANEIEIRNKVIAKISRQEVAAKFLHPAPTQILKQLVAQGLISELQANLASQIPMADDITVEADSGGHTDNRPLICLLPSILELRNEIQNQYNYKHPVRIGVAGGISTPKSALAAFIMGAAYVVTGSINQSCIEAGTSAHTKQLLAQAQMADVMMAPAADMFEMGVKLQVLKRGTLFPLRAQKLYELYKTYQSIEEVPDSERDKLEKQVFKKSWQEVWQETINYLSQRNPEKLTKAANNPKLKMALIFRWYLGLSSRWSNTGEKGREIDYQIWCGPAMGSFNDWVRGSYLAEPQKRQVVEVANHIMIGAAFLYRIQNLKLQGLQIPNEYTQYIPEKL